In Calothrix sp. PCC 7507, one DNA window encodes the following:
- a CDS encoding glucosamine-6-phosphate deaminase → MLAATKFFRVDELTVQIYNTEAEMSQNVAEIANRYLQKLLQAQDTAAVLLATGNSQLKFLDALMTLGGVDWSRIILFHLDEYLGITQDHSASFRRYMQEHVAKRISPKDFHYIEGDALQPLLECDRYSKLLQAQPIDLCCLGVGENGHLAFNDPSVANFQDPYSVKLVKLDVMNRQQQVNTGHFPHLDSVPQYAFTVTIPLICSAKKILCLAPTTRKAKVVQQMLQGSISQEYPASILRQQPQATLFLDVNSGSLLS, encoded by the coding sequence ATGTTAGCCGCTACAAAATTTTTTCGGGTTGATGAATTGACAGTACAGATTTACAACACTGAAGCCGAAATGTCCCAAAACGTTGCAGAAATCGCCAATCGATATTTACAAAAACTTCTGCAAGCACAAGATACAGCCGCCGTATTATTAGCAACAGGGAATTCCCAACTCAAATTTCTTGATGCTTTGATGACCTTGGGTGGTGTAGATTGGTCAAGGATTATCTTGTTTCATTTAGACGAATATTTAGGAATTACTCAAGACCATTCTGCTAGTTTTCGGCGCTATATGCAAGAGCATGTAGCAAAAAGAATCAGTCCTAAAGACTTCCACTATATCGAAGGTGATGCACTGCAACCTTTGTTAGAATGCGATCGCTATAGCAAACTGTTGCAAGCACAACCAATTGACTTATGCTGTCTCGGTGTTGGCGAAAACGGACATTTGGCTTTTAACGATCCATCTGTGGCAAATTTTCAAGATCCTTACAGTGTTAAACTAGTGAAACTTGATGTTATGAATCGTCAACAACAAGTAAATACTGGTCACTTTCCCCATCTTGATAGTGTTCCCCAATATGCCTTTACTGTCACCATCCCATTAATTTGTTCAGCCAAAAAAATTCTCTGCCTTGCACCGACAACACGTAAAGCAAAGGTAGTGCAACAAATGTTGCAAGGGTCAATTAGTCAAGAATATCCTGCTTCTATTCTGCGCCAGCAACCACAAGCAACACTATTTTTAGATGTAAATTCTGGTAGTTTGTTGTCTTAG
- a CDS encoding phosphate-starvation-inducible PsiE family protein — protein MPKRIITEINTWFQRDRIVSNLEIFQDFIIISLCLGLFCVMLIRLVDMFSSFLHPLDLRQVTSDILFILILVELFRLLIDYLQAQSISVGAAVEITIVSALREVILRGVLEIPRDQIFGISVFLIVLAGILIALPWMSRLFEHVKITNPETIKEQE, from the coding sequence ATGCCAAAACGGATAATTACAGAGATAAATACTTGGTTCCAGCGAGATAGAATTGTCAGTAACCTGGAGATTTTTCAAGATTTTATTATCATCTCTCTCTGTCTGGGTTTATTCTGTGTGATGCTGATCCGCCTAGTGGATATGTTCTCCTCTTTTCTCCATCCACTAGATTTACGACAAGTAACATCTGATATTTTGTTCATCTTGATTCTAGTAGAATTATTTCGCCTGTTAATTGACTACCTACAAGCACAGAGTATATCAGTAGGGGCAGCAGTGGAAATCACTATTGTTTCTGCTTTGCGAGAGGTAATTTTGCGCGGCGTTCTCGAAATTCCTCGCGACCAAATTTTTGGTATCTCTGTATTTTTAATAGTTTTAGCAGGAATTCTGATTGCTTTACCTTGGATGTCTCGTCTTTTTGAACATGTGAAAATCACTAATCCTGAAACAATCAAAGAACAGGAGTAA
- the nifV gene encoding homocitrate synthase — MDQVLINDTTLRDGEQAAGVAFNLAEKLAIAQILDAIGVHELEIGTPAMGKAEQKAIAAIINLDLRANLLGWNRAVISDIQASIACGLKRVHISIPISAIQIAAKFQGQWQVVFQKLKDSVSFAVDQGLFVSVGGEDSSRAEENFLLDAALYAQELGASRFRFCDTVGILDPFATYSKVKQLLMSLTIPVEMHTHNDFGLATANALAGIKAGALSVNTTVNGLGERAGNAPLEEVVMALKCIHGIHLGIDTPRLLEISQIVASASGYDVPPWKAIVGENTFAHESGIHAHGVLQNPSTYEPFAPEEVGRERSLVIGKHSGRHLLSSLLQQHGIILNPEATQSVLDAVRQESTQKKRSLTIQELLDLAQIWGHSHAS, encoded by the coding sequence ATGGATCAAGTTCTGATTAATGACACTACACTGCGTGATGGCGAACAAGCAGCGGGTGTTGCCTTCAATTTGGCAGAGAAATTAGCGATCGCTCAAATTCTTGATGCTATTGGTGTCCACGAATTAGAAATTGGCACCCCAGCAATGGGTAAAGCAGAACAAAAAGCGATCGCCGCAATTATCAACTTGGATTTGCGAGCTAATCTATTAGGTTGGAACCGTGCCGTCATCTCAGATATTCAGGCCTCAATCGCTTGTGGTTTGAAGCGAGTGCATATTTCCATTCCCATCTCTGCAATCCAAATTGCTGCTAAATTTCAGGGACAATGGCAGGTAGTTTTCCAAAAACTCAAAGATAGTGTGAGCTTCGCTGTCGATCAGGGACTGTTTGTCTCTGTGGGAGGTGAAGATTCCTCCAGAGCCGAGGAAAATTTTCTTTTAGATGCAGCACTCTACGCCCAAGAATTGGGTGCATCCAGGTTTCGCTTTTGTGACACAGTCGGTATTCTCGATCCTTTCGCTACCTACAGCAAAGTCAAACAATTATTGATGTCTTTAACGATTCCTGTAGAAATGCACACTCATAATGATTTTGGTTTAGCAACTGCTAACGCACTTGCAGGAATCAAAGCCGGAGCTTTATCAGTTAATACAACAGTCAATGGGCTAGGCGAAAGGGCTGGAAATGCACCTCTAGAAGAAGTTGTGATGGCTCTCAAATGTATTCATGGTATCCACTTAGGGATTGATACTCCCCGTTTGTTAGAAATATCACAAATTGTCGCCTCAGCATCAGGTTATGATGTGCCCCCCTGGAAAGCAATTGTAGGTGAAAATACTTTCGCCCATGAATCAGGTATTCATGCACATGGTGTATTGCAAAACCCCAGCACTTACGAGCCATTTGCCCCAGAAGAAGTAGGACGAGAGCGGAGTTTAGTGATAGGTAAGCATTCTGGGCGGCATTTATTATCTAGCTTACTGCAGCAGCATGGTATCATTCTTAACCCAGAAGCAACCCAGTCTGTCTTGGATGCAGTGCGACAAGAGTCAACTCAGAAAAAACGTAGTCTTACCATACAAGAACTTTTAGATTTAGCTCAAATATGGGGACATTCTCATGCCAGTTGA
- a CDS encoding PAS domain S-box protein, giving the protein MPHINNSQLRSYGIAVLVVAVALALMLMLDTWLGMSSTPFLLFFSAVMVSAWYGGWKSGLLATFLSVILSHYFFLAPTHHLTINLPNLVRLGLFASQGLLFSFLCEALRTAKRRTEVNLQKLKVSEARFRLALTSSDIFVFQQDRDLRYQWIHNSQGEDVAEALGKSDYELFPPTELEQLIAIKQKTLETGVSNREKICLTVRGEVRYYDLLVEPLKEMGDVQGIICVAVNITQLKQTEQALRESEAKFRSVVESNMIGIGFWERDGKITGANDALLDVLGYTLEELVNEKLNWVDLTPPEYLSLDEQALTQLQDSPFLTPFAKEYIRKDGSRIPVLVGGSHFEGTVDRGAFFVLDMTERHQAEDALRESEERFRAMFNQAAVGISLVGLDGQFLQINRALCEITGYSAAELMQMNFREITHPDDLAVDLSYARQVLAREMSGYSLEKRYIRKDGSTVWVNLTSSVVWDANGQPKYALGIIEDISDRKQAETAQQFLVETSTLLAASLDYEVTLANVANLAVPTLADFCIVDIFRADNSIQQIAIATADPLKKQTLQELRRRYPPNTEQEHYFLPKLQQGQSVFYLQVSDSFLTELAQDEEHLQLLRSLGVRSLMVIPLYSRQQLFGAISFVTAESSRFYGQADLALANDIARRAATAIDNARLYQETQQAKQAAEKVVSRIMRLQKITAAFSEALTPQEVADVVVSQGIAALGATSGSVVLLADGDTSLKVVKAIGYPQSIINVWTSFPLKADVPIAETVRTGQSIFLENPEALISKYPSLENSVEITNNQAFASIPLIVENKAIGALGLSFATAQVFSQEDRRFMLTLGQQCGQAIARAQLYEAEKTARAEAETANRIKDEFLAVLSHEIRTPLNPILGWAKLLRTRKHDAATTLLGLETIERNAKLQTQLIEDLLDVSRILRGKLSLNIYAVDLKATITAALETVRLAAEAKSIQLQIALSDNTVQVMGDGNRLQQVVWNLLSNAVKFTPTGGRVEVSLLQIENDAQIQVIDTGKGITPEFLPHVFEYFRQADGKTTRVFGGLGLGLAIVRHLVELHGGTIEAESPGEGQGATFKVRLPLLKNANLPDESIESPICTEDSILCGVQILLVDDQADVREFFSFALEQYGAIVKTVASASAALKALAESKPDILLSDIGMPEMDGYMLLREVRKWSVAEGGQIPAIALTAYAGEIDHRQALAAGFQKHIPKPVDPIELAVAIANLLGRK; this is encoded by the coding sequence ATGCCCCATATCAATAATTCTCAGTTACGGAGTTACGGCATCGCTGTATTAGTTGTTGCAGTAGCCCTAGCGCTGATGCTAATGCTAGACACTTGGCTAGGCATGAGTAGCACGCCTTTTCTACTATTTTTTAGTGCTGTCATGGTGAGTGCTTGGTATGGTGGTTGGAAATCGGGATTGTTAGCAACCTTCTTATCCGTAATCCTGAGCCATTACTTTTTTCTAGCCCCAACTCATCACCTGACGATTAACCTACCCAATCTTGTGCGCCTGGGATTGTTCGCATCACAGGGATTACTCTTCAGTTTCCTGTGTGAGGCTTTAAGAACCGCTAAACGACGAACTGAGGTGAATCTGCAAAAGCTGAAAGTGAGTGAGGCGCGATTTCGATTAGCATTAACCAGTTCAGACATCTTTGTTTTTCAACAGGATCGAGATTTGCGGTATCAGTGGATTCATAATTCTCAGGGTGAGGATGTCGCAGAAGCGTTGGGTAAGTCTGACTATGAATTATTTCCGCCGACAGAATTAGAGCAACTGATAGCAATTAAGCAGAAGACACTAGAAACAGGCGTTTCTAACCGTGAAAAGATTTGTCTGACAGTTCGTGGCGAAGTCCGTTATTATGATTTGCTGGTGGAACCGCTCAAAGAGATGGGCGATGTCCAGGGTATTATCTGTGTAGCTGTGAATATTACCCAACTCAAGCAAACTGAGCAAGCATTGCGAGAAAGTGAAGCGAAGTTTCGCAGTGTGGTGGAGTCAAATATGATTGGTATTGGTTTCTGGGAGCGGGACGGTAAGATTACAGGCGCGAACGATGCTTTACTAGATGTACTCGGTTATACCCTTGAAGAATTAGTTAACGAAAAACTTAATTGGGTAGACTTGACACCGCCAGAGTATCTATCACTGGATGAACAGGCATTAACTCAACTCCAAGATAGCCCCTTCTTAACCCCTTTTGCGAAAGAGTATATTCGTAAAGACGGCTCACGCATCCCAGTTCTAGTAGGTGGTAGTCACTTTGAGGGGACTGTAGATCGAGGAGCTTTCTTTGTGCTTGATATGACAGAGCGCCACCAAGCTGAGGATGCACTGCGCGAAAGTGAAGAAAGATTCCGGGCCATGTTCAACCAGGCGGCTGTGGGTATTAGTTTAGTAGGGTTGGATGGGCAATTTCTCCAAATTAATCGGGCTTTGTGCGAAATTACTGGGTACAGTGCAGCAGAATTAATGCAGATGAATTTCCGGGAAATTACTCACCCTGATGATTTGGCAGTTGATTTGTCTTATGCTCGACAAGTATTAGCTAGGGAAATGAGCGGTTATTCTTTAGAAAAACGCTACATTCGCAAAGATGGTAGCACCGTTTGGGTAAACCTGACCTCATCAGTGGTTTGGGATGCTAACGGCCAACCAAAGTATGCATTAGGTATTATTGAGGATATTAGCGATCGCAAACAAGCAGAAACAGCACAACAATTTTTAGTAGAAACCAGTACTCTTCTAGCTGCCTCATTAGATTATGAAGTCACTCTAGCCAACGTGGCCAATCTGGCAGTTCCCACCCTCGCAGACTTTTGTATTGTCGATATTTTCAGAGCAGATAATTCTATTCAACAAATAGCGATCGCTACAGCTGATCCGCTCAAAAAACAGACTTTACAAGAATTACGACGGCGTTATCCACCTAATACCGAGCAAGAACACTATTTTTTACCGAAGTTACAACAGGGACAATCCGTCTTTTATCTCCAAGTGTCCGACTCGTTCCTCACAGAGTTAGCCCAAGACGAAGAACATCTGCAATTACTCCGCAGCTTGGGTGTTCGTTCTCTGATGGTGATTCCCCTCTACTCCCGCCAGCAATTATTCGGTGCCATCTCTTTTGTCACAGCCGAGTCAAGTCGTTTCTATGGACAAGCAGACTTGGCTTTAGCAAACGATATTGCTCGACGAGCGGCGACCGCAATCGATAATGCTAGACTTTACCAAGAAACTCAGCAGGCAAAACAGGCAGCAGAGAAGGTTGTGAGTCGCATCATGCGCTTACAAAAAATTACAGCCGCCTTCTCCGAAGCATTGACTCCACAAGAGGTAGCAGATGTAGTGGTGAGCCAAGGAATTGCTGCTTTGGGTGCGACATCGGGTTCTGTTGTCTTGCTAGCTGATGGAGATACTTCCCTCAAGGTTGTCAAGGCAATTGGCTATCCGCAATCGATTATAAATGTATGGACGAGTTTCCCCTTAAAAGCCGATGTCCCCATAGCAGAGACAGTCAGAACTGGACAATCGATTTTTTTAGAAAATCCAGAAGCGCTGATTAGCAAATATCCCAGCTTAGAGAATTCTGTCGAAATTACAAACAATCAAGCCTTTGCTAGCATTCCCCTCATAGTTGAGAACAAAGCCATTGGGGCGCTGGGATTAAGCTTTGCCACAGCACAGGTATTTAGTCAAGAAGACCGACGATTTATGTTGACTTTAGGACAACAGTGTGGTCAGGCGATCGCCCGCGCTCAACTTTACGAAGCCGAAAAAACTGCACGTGCGGAAGCAGAAACAGCCAACCGCATTAAAGATGAATTCCTCGCTGTCCTTTCCCATGAAATTAGAACTCCCCTGAATCCTATTCTGGGATGGGCGAAGTTACTCCGCACCCGCAAGCACGACGCAGCTACTACCCTCCTGGGATTGGAAACCATTGAGCGCAATGCCAAGTTGCAAACTCAACTAATTGAAGACTTGCTTGATGTTTCCCGAATTTTACGAGGTAAGTTGAGCCTCAATATCTATGCGGTGGATTTGAAAGCTACAATCACCGCAGCCCTGGAAACAGTGAGGTTAGCAGCCGAAGCCAAATCTATTCAACTGCAAATAGCGCTAAGTGACAATACTGTACAAGTGATGGGTGATGGCAATCGCTTGCAGCAAGTAGTCTGGAATCTGCTCTCTAATGCCGTTAAATTCACACCCACAGGCGGACGGGTAGAGGTAAGCTTATTACAGATTGAGAATGATGCCCAAATCCAAGTGATTGATACAGGTAAAGGTATCACCCCAGAATTTTTGCCTCATGTCTTTGAATACTTCCGCCAAGCCGACGGCAAAACCACCAGAGTCTTTGGTGGATTAGGATTGGGATTAGCAATTGTGCGCCATTTAGTAGAACTCCACGGTGGCACGATTGAAGCAGAAAGTCCCGGAGAAGGACAAGGCGCAACCTTTAAAGTTAGGCTACCGTTGCTCAAAAATGCTAATTTACCAGATGAAAGTATTGAGTCTCCAATCTGCACAGAAGACTCAATACTTTGTGGAGTGCAAATCTTGCTGGTGGACGATCAGGCTGATGTGCGGGAGTTTTTTAGCTTTGCTCTAGAACAGTATGGGGCAATTGTCAAGACAGTAGCATCAGCAAGTGCAGCATTGAAAGCACTAGCTGAGTCAAAGCCAGATATCTTATTAAGTGATATTGGGATGCCTGAGATGGATGGGTATATGTTGCTACGCGAGGTGAGAAAATGGTCAGTAGCAGAAGGTGGGCAAATTCCGGCGATCGCCCTAACTGCCTATGCCGGAGAAATTGACCATAGACAAGCACTAGCAGCAGGATTTCAAAAACATATTCCCAAGCCTGTCGATCCTATCGAGTTAGCTGTGGCGATCGCTAATCTTCTCGGACGCAAATAA
- the cobA gene encoding uroporphyrinogen-III C-methyltransferase has protein sequence MSENKGRVYLVGAGPGDVAYLTVQAYNLLGQAQVLVYDALVDAQLLQCVPHNCLKLDVGKRGGKPSTTQADINKLLVNYCQQGKQIVRLKSGDPFIFGRCTSEIEALKASGCEFAVVPGISSAFAAPLLAGIPLTDPVLSRCFAVFTAHEPDVLDWEALSRLETLVILMGGQHLAEIIHQLMRQGRSPKTPIAIIRWAGTPSQEIWTAQLGDILEQTAGLSLSPAVIVIGEVVGLRKYLQPEKIDLNDSPTPANLHLQTVTSNLNLFSQPPLAGKTILVTRSVGQSSQFSDRLAASGATIIEMPTLEIGPPSSWEALDRAIANLSDFHWLILTSTNAVDYFFARLTAQGKDSRALAGVKIAVVGEKTAQSLKRHNLLPDFIPPSFVADSLVENFPEELTNKKLLFPRVESGGREVLVKEFTAKRAEVIEVPAYQSRCPSSIPESAELALRNSAVDIITFASSKTVQFFCQLTNSILSEKSFLDAVCIASIGPQTSKTCHDLFGRVDVEAEEYTLDGLTQAIIKWSNEG, from the coding sequence ATGAGTGAAAACAAGGGCAGAGTTTACCTTGTCGGTGCGGGACCAGGAGATGTGGCATACCTGACGGTGCAGGCTTATAATCTTTTGGGACAGGCCCAGGTACTAGTTTATGATGCTTTAGTAGATGCCCAATTATTGCAGTGCGTACCACATAATTGCCTAAAATTAGATGTGGGTAAACGAGGTGGTAAACCCAGCACCACCCAAGCTGATATTAACAAGTTACTGGTAAATTATTGTCAGCAAGGGAAACAAATTGTGCGGCTGAAATCGGGTGATCCGTTTATTTTTGGGCGTTGTACTTCCGAAATTGAAGCCTTAAAAGCATCTGGTTGTGAGTTTGCAGTAGTACCGGGAATTTCTTCGGCTTTTGCAGCACCATTGCTAGCAGGAATTCCCCTCACAGATCCGGTTTTGAGTCGTTGTTTTGCAGTGTTTACAGCTCATGAACCAGATGTTTTAGACTGGGAGGCGCTGTCACGGTTAGAGACACTGGTAATTTTGATGGGAGGGCAACACTTGGCTGAAATTATACACCAACTAATGCGGCAGGGGCGATCGCCCAAAACACCCATTGCCATCATCCGTTGGGCAGGAACTCCCAGTCAAGAAATTTGGACTGCTCAATTAGGGGATATTCTGGAACAAACCGCTGGCTTATCCCTTTCACCAGCGGTAATTGTAATTGGCGAAGTGGTGGGGCTACGCAAGTACTTACAACCTGAGAAAATAGATTTAAATGATTCTCCAACACCCGCAAATCTTCATCTGCAAACAGTGACTAGCAACCTCAACCTATTTTCCCAACCTCCCCTAGCTGGTAAAACCATCTTAGTTACCCGTTCAGTGGGACAGTCGAGTCAATTTAGCGATCGCCTGGCGGCATCAGGTGCAACAATCATTGAAATGCCTACCTTAGAAATTGGCCCACCTTCTAGCTGGGAAGCGTTGGATCGTGCGATCGCCAATTTATCTGATTTTCACTGGTTAATTCTGACTTCCACCAATGCGGTAGACTACTTTTTCGCTAGATTAACAGCACAAGGTAAAGATTCCCGTGCATTGGCTGGCGTGAAAATTGCTGTTGTTGGTGAGAAAACAGCCCAAAGTTTGAAGCGACACAATTTGCTACCAGATTTTATTCCTCCTAGCTTTGTTGCAGATTCTTTAGTAGAAAACTTCCCAGAAGAATTAACAAATAAAAAGCTTTTATTTCCCCGAGTTGAAAGTGGGGGAAGAGAAGTTTTAGTTAAAGAATTCACAGCTAAGAGAGCAGAGGTAATTGAGGTGCCAGCATATCAATCTCGCTGTCCCAGTAGTATACCAGAATCAGCAGAGTTAGCTCTCAGGAATAGCGCCGTAGATATAATTACCTTTGCCAGTTCCAAAACTGTACAATTTTTCTGTCAACTCACAAATAGTATACTATCAGAAAAATCTTTCCTAGATGCAGTTTGCATTGCTTCTATCGGACCCCAAACCTCCAAAACTTGCCATGATTTATTTGGGCGTGTAGATGTAGAAGCTGAAGAATATACTTTAGACGGATTAACTCAAGCAATTATCAAATGGTCAAATGAAGGATGA
- a CDS encoding HAD family phosphatase → MLSAILFDLDGTIVNTDPIHYQAWQQMLGSYSIDIDETFYQSRISGGLNPEIVKDILPQLSPAAGQKFADDKEALFRQLAPQLKPLSGFFELLEWTETHQLKRALVTNAPRLNAEFMLEVLQIKEAFHTVVLAEDCIAGKPDPSPYQAALDNLGIVAAQAIALEDSPSGIRAAVGAGITTVGVASTHDPKALLEVGALIAIPDFTDLQLWTLLNSSIEQDLRAIL, encoded by the coding sequence ATGCTATCTGCAATTCTCTTTGACCTAGACGGTACTATTGTCAATACTGACCCCATACACTACCAAGCTTGGCAGCAAATGCTAGGGAGTTACAGCATAGATATCGATGAAACTTTCTACCAATCCCGGATTAGTGGGGGGCTAAATCCAGAAATAGTCAAAGACATCCTACCACAGTTATCACCAGCAGCAGGTCAAAAATTTGCAGACGACAAAGAGGCGCTTTTTCGCCAACTCGCACCACAGCTAAAACCCCTAAGTGGATTTTTTGAACTACTGGAGTGGACAGAGACACATCAGCTAAAACGTGCTTTAGTAACTAATGCTCCTAGATTAAATGCCGAATTTATGCTAGAAGTTTTGCAGATTAAAGAAGCTTTCCACACAGTTGTTTTAGCAGAAGATTGTATAGCAGGTAAACCAGATCCGTCACCCTACCAAGCAGCGCTGGACAATTTAGGGATTGTAGCAGCACAGGCGATCGCTCTAGAAGACTCTCCCTCTGGAATTCGTGCAGCCGTTGGCGCTGGAATCACCACCGTCGGCGTAGCCTCTACCCACGATCCAAAAGCTTTGTTAGAAGTCGGTGCATTGATAGCCATTCCCGATTTTACAGATTTACAGCTATGGACGTTGCTTAACTCCAGCATAGAACAAGATTTGAGGGCGATTTTATAG